A genomic segment from Miscanthus floridulus cultivar M001 unplaced genomic scaffold, ASM1932011v1 fs_523_1_2, whole genome shotgun sequence encodes:
- the LOC136532106 gene encoding uncharacterized protein, translated as MRVKKRSKNRKAVKFYTTCFGFREPYKVLIDGTFVHHLLTQRLLPADEALRDLLSASRTPALFTSKCINAELRRLGKSHAESFDNAQLLTTTKCEHDKVVSAVNCVMSLIGDKNPEHFFVATQDPGLREKLREIPGVPLIYGLKNSLFIEQPSVQQRKFAQLDEEKRLNMDISEYKKLLKAASEGKTAASENGSDGEQHERPISSLVKNSLFVTDKSKFKRNKAKGPNPLSCKKKKPKLPTAIQNQVATADGEAKRKRVRKRERGKKDNKQLESAN; from the exons ATGCGGGTGAAGAAGCGATCAAAGAACCGCAAAGCGGTCAAGTTCTACACCACCTGCTTCGGCTTCCGCGAGCCTTACAAGGTCCTCATCGACGGTACCTTCGTCCACCACCTCCTCACCCAGCGCCTCCTCCCGGCCGACGAGGCTCTCCGAGACCTCCTCTCGGCCTCCAGGACGCCAGCCCTGTTCACCTCCAAGTGCATCAACGCAGAGCTCAGGCGACTCGGCAAGTCACATGCCGAATCCTTCGACAACGCGCAGCTGCTCACCACAACCAA GTGTGAGCATGACAAGGTGGTCAGTGCCGTGAACTGTGTCATGTCACTGATAGGTGATAAAAATCCTGAGCATTTCTTCGTTGCCACCCAGGATCCTGGTCTTCGAGAAAAGTTACGAGAG ATTCCTGGGGTTCCTCTGATATATGGTCTGAAGAACTCCTTATTCATAGAACAACCCTCTGTGCAGCAACGCAAGTTTGCTCAATTGGATGAGGAGAAGCGTCTCAATATGGATATATCTGAATACAAGAAGTTACTGAAGGCTGCATCAGAAGGAAAGACAGCTGCCAGTGAAAATGGAAGTGACGGAGAACAACATGAGAGGCCTATCAGTTCTCTTGTAAAAAATTCTCTTTTTGTTACTGACAAAAGCAAGTTTAAAAGGAACAAAGCAAAG GGTCCTAACCCACTCTCCTGTAAGAAGAAGAAACCAAAGCTCCCCACAGCTATTCAAAATCAG GTAGCTACGGCTGATGGCGAGGCGAAGAGAAAGAGGGTTCGGAAGCGGGAGAGGGGCAAAAAAGATAACAAGCAATTGGAGAGTGCGAACTAG